CCAGCAGCAATAATCCTCATCGGCGGGAAAGGGGAATTCCACTTTTACTGCCACCCCCTTTTCACCCTGCGATTCACAATTGCTTAATGAAATTAGAAAAGCCGACACGTTCGGAAAAGCCGTTCTTGGCGTAGAACTGCCGGGCGTAGGATTCGGCGCTTCGGCGGTTGTTGAGCATCAGACGATGAGCGCCTCTGGATCTGGCCTCTTCCTCCGCAGATTGCAGCAGCGCCCGGCCCAATCCCCGGCCGCGAGCTTGTGAGCCGACGATCAAATCCGAGATGTACCCTTCCAGTCCATGAACCGCCGGAAAGGGGATCCAGTGGACGACGAGATACCCGAGGGCTTCGCCGTTTGCCCCTCGTGCGACAAATACACTTCGCTTTTGAGAGTCCTCAAGGCAGTCCCTAAGCTGCGCATCTGCCTCAAGTGAAATCGCCTCCGGATCCTGGGATGTGTCTTTCTCCGCCTGGAATTCGACGATGATTTTGGCGATCTCCGGAATATCATCCAGCGTGGCTCTACCGATCATTACCCCTCCAAAAATCCTTTAGGTCTACACACCTGCTGCGTCGACGCTCCATTGGATAAGTGATGATTTGATCTCCGGATACGAGCGATGGAGCCTATTAAAGCATTCGTAACAGAATCGCGGATAATCATTCCATCTCACAAATCTGCTTTAACGCCCGAAATTCCGTTTCTATACCTTCGAGCAGAGTCGCTTCCATTTTCTTACCGATGAACAGACTCATAACGTTCATGGGAAACTTCCAGCGAATATTAATTTCCGTCGATACCTCGCTTCCCCCTTCGATCTCCTTGACCAAATAACGTACAACGAACGTATGTATCCTGCTCTCGATGTGGAATCCTATGAGCTTACCTTCGACGTATTCTGTAATGCTGCCGTGCATTTCAAGCTCGTTGCCATCCTCTTCGATAGTCTCTTTGAACGTCGTCCCTATCTTGTCCGGCGTTTCGACGAGGATCTCCCCACCCTTTACATTTTTCTGCCACTGCATGGCCTTGTCCGGATCCGAGATCCATGGAAAGACCAGCTCTGGAGGCTTCGATATCTCGACCCCGTGTTCGATATTCATGCGAAATCACTCACCGCTAAAAGGAATCCATCGTGTACGTATCCCTCACCAGCCTAATTGGATACGTTTATTTTCTGCTTTTTCGATGCTTCGACGCGTCCATTCCGGCACTTCCGACGAGTTCATGATTTCTTGCGGCGTCATCCAGTGCAGACCCGCTACCTCACCCGCATC
This sequence is a window from Anaerolineales bacterium. Protein-coding genes within it:
- a CDS encoding GNAT family N-acetyltransferase — encoded protein: MIGRATLDDIPEIAKIIVEFQAEKDTSQDPEAISLEADAQLRDCLEDSQKRSVFVARGANGEALGYLVVHWIPFPAVHGLEGYISDLIVGSQARGRGLGRALLQSAEEEARSRGAHRLMLNNRRSAESYARQFYAKNGFSERVGFSNFIKQL
- a CDS encoding SRPBCC family protein, which encodes MNIEHGVEISKPPELVFPWISDPDKAMQWQKNVKGGEILVETPDKIGTTFKETIEEDGNELEMHGSITEYVEGKLIGFHIESRIHTFVVRYLVKEIEGGSEVSTEINIRWKFPMNVMSLFIGKKMEATLLEGIETEFRALKQICEME